The following are from one region of the Stenotrophomonas lactitubi genome:
- a CDS encoding CDP-alcohol phosphatidyltransferase family protein yields MKRHFSMLREFHLADWFTLANAFCGTGAVFAAMRFLQDGERGYLLFGMALIPLAFIFDALDGRIARWRKSSSTLGRELDSLSDVISFGVAPAALAYACGMQGGWDWLVLSYFVCCGVSRLARYNVTAEAMSGDEGKVKYFEGTPIPTSLALVIVLAIAAGTDAIGHDLWLGQWQIGPWQLHPLVLLFALSGSLMISKTLRIPKP; encoded by the coding sequence ATGAAACGTCACTTCTCGATGCTGCGCGAGTTCCATCTGGCGGACTGGTTCACCCTCGCCAACGCTTTCTGCGGCACCGGCGCGGTGTTTGCCGCGATGCGTTTCCTGCAGGATGGCGAGCGCGGCTATCTGCTGTTCGGCATGGCGCTGATCCCGCTGGCTTTCATTTTCGATGCACTGGACGGCCGCATCGCGCGCTGGCGCAAGTCCAGTTCGACCCTGGGCCGCGAGCTCGACTCCCTGTCGGACGTGATTTCCTTCGGTGTCGCACCCGCAGCGCTGGCCTATGCCTGTGGCATGCAGGGCGGCTGGGACTGGCTGGTGCTGAGCTACTTCGTCTGCTGCGGCGTCAGCCGCCTGGCCCGTTACAACGTGACCGCCGAGGCGATGAGCGGTGACGAAGGCAAGGTGAAGTACTTCGAGGGAACACCGATCCCCACCAGCCTGGCGCTGGTGATCGTGCTGGCGATCGCCGCCGGCACCGATGCCATCGGCCACGACCTGTGGCTGGGCCAGTGGCAGATCGGCCCCTGGCAGCTGCATCCGTTGGTGCTGCTGTTCGCGCTGTCCGGGTCGCTGATGATCAGCAAGACCCTGCGCATTCCCAAGCCATGA
- a CDS encoding class I SAM-dependent methyltransferase, producing MLMLDARTLAAQLRQPHGEAALAVGESMNRSNGALNQAAIALLAVAPGEQVLEIGPGNAAFAPLLLQASGSCYVGVELSRAMVDAGNQHLAASGLAGRAALREGDAHALPLADACVDAALAVNTLYFWPNLAPVLDELARVLHRGGRLCLAFGDAGFMRSLPFAADFELHELDAVELALRVSGFSVTAWRSHRECTTGNDGQQREKHFHLLLARRR from the coding sequence ATGTTGATGCTGGATGCACGCACCCTGGCCGCGCAGTTGCGGCAGCCCCATGGCGAGGCCGCGCTGGCCGTGGGCGAATCGATGAACCGCAGCAACGGCGCCCTCAACCAGGCAGCAATCGCGTTGCTGGCCGTCGCTCCCGGAGAGCAGGTGCTGGAGATCGGCCCAGGCAACGCCGCCTTCGCGCCGCTGCTGCTGCAGGCCAGCGGCAGTTGCTACGTGGGCGTCGAGCTGTCCCGTGCCATGGTCGACGCCGGCAACCAGCATCTTGCCGCCAGCGGCCTTGCCGGGCGTGCCGCGCTGCGCGAGGGCGATGCCCATGCCCTGCCCTTGGCGGATGCCTGCGTCGATGCTGCGCTGGCGGTCAACACCCTGTACTTCTGGCCGAACCTGGCCCCCGTGCTGGATGAACTGGCGCGGGTGCTGCATCGCGGCGGCCGGCTATGCCTGGCCTTCGGCGATGCTGGATTCATGCGCAGCCTGCCCTTCGCCGCCGACTTCGAACTGCATGAGCTGGATGCCGTGGAGCTGGCGCTGCGGGTGTCCGGCTTCAGCGTCACGGCATGGCGCTCGCATCGCGAATGCACAACCGGCAATGACGGCCAGCAGCGGGAAAAGCACTTCCACCTGCTGCTGGCGCGCCGCCGGTAG
- a CDS encoding MATE family efflux transporter produces the protein MNSASNPMSPAMTPPLWRSYLALLLPMLLTNALQLAAGTLDNIYLGHLLGTQAVAAAAAFFPVFFLLLALVMGLATGAMVLIGQAWGSGRPQQAQAVAGSAVALVVMLSALVMAVGGIFAPQLLVALGTPAPILVEAIVYARIVLLGAPVFFLLWLATAVSRAVGDAKTPLHALLLATVVGLLCTPLLILGWAGLPKLGAASAALSAVFASALALGWLLWRWHCVGHPLAPGRELLGAIRFDGALVRSMLRIGAPSSLQMLSLAIAEIVLLGWINNHGYQATAAYGAVNQLMSWVQLPAMSLGITATILAAHAMGPGRATRLPEIARTGVLLGLGLLTLVVALAVGLAPWLAGLILDAPAVRELAAQQLRTVVWGVLAMGISAVLVGVMRGSGFVLLPALAGVAAVLLLELPLATWLQARHGLAGLWWAWPLGLLAMLLLQLLCFFGWRRRLAVRA, from the coding sequence ATGAACTCTGCTTCCAACCCGATGTCCCCGGCGATGACGCCACCGCTGTGGCGCAGCTACCTGGCCCTGCTGTTGCCGATGCTGCTGACCAATGCGTTGCAGCTGGCCGCAGGCACGCTCGACAACATCTACCTTGGCCATCTGCTGGGAACGCAGGCGGTAGCCGCCGCCGCCGCGTTCTTCCCCGTCTTCTTCCTGCTGCTGGCATTGGTGATGGGCCTGGCGACCGGGGCCATGGTGCTGATCGGACAGGCGTGGGGTAGTGGCAGGCCGCAACAGGCGCAGGCTGTCGCTGGCAGCGCGGTGGCCCTGGTGGTGATGTTGTCGGCGCTGGTGATGGCGGTGGGTGGCATCTTCGCGCCCCAACTGCTTGTGGCACTGGGAACACCAGCGCCGATCCTGGTCGAGGCCATCGTCTATGCGCGGATCGTGCTGTTGGGTGCGCCGGTCTTTTTCCTGCTGTGGCTGGCCACCGCCGTCAGTCGTGCAGTGGGAGATGCGAAGACGCCGCTGCATGCCCTGTTGCTGGCTACCGTGGTCGGCCTGTTGTGCACACCGCTGTTGATCCTGGGCTGGGCCGGCCTGCCGAAGCTGGGGGCCGCCAGTGCGGCCTTGTCGGCAGTGTTCGCCTCAGCGCTGGCGCTGGGCTGGTTGCTGTGGCGCTGGCATTGCGTCGGTCATCCGCTCGCTCCAGGCCGGGAGCTGCTCGGTGCCATTCGTTTCGATGGGGCGCTGGTGCGTTCGATGCTGCGCATTGGTGCGCCATCTTCCCTGCAGATGCTCAGTCTGGCCATTGCCGAGATCGTGCTGCTGGGCTGGATCAACAACCATGGCTACCAAGCGACCGCCGCGTATGGTGCGGTCAACCAGTTGATGAGCTGGGTGCAGCTGCCGGCCATGTCGCTCGGAATCACCGCCACCATCCTCGCCGCCCACGCGATGGGCCCGGGTCGGGCGACGCGGCTGCCGGAGATCGCCCGCACCGGTGTGCTGCTGGGCCTGGGTCTGTTGACGCTTGTGGTGGCTCTGGCAGTCGGGTTGGCGCCGTGGCTGGCTGGGCTGATCCTGGATGCGCCGGCGGTGCGGGAACTGGCGGCCCAGCAGTTGCGCACGGTTGTGTGGGGCGTGCTGGCGATGGGAATCAGCGCGGTGCTGGTCGGGGTGATGCGCGGCAGCGGCTTCGTGCTGCTGCCGGCGCTGGCGGGAGTAGCCGCTGTCCTGCTGCTGGAGCTGCCGTTGGCGACGTGGCTGCAGGCGCGGCATGGCTTGGCTGGGCTGTGGTGGGCCTGGCCGCTGGGGTTGCTGGCGATGCTGTTGCTGCAGCTGCTTTGCTTCTTCGGCTGGAGGCGCCGGCTTGCTGTTCGAGCCTGA
- a CDS encoding DUF2239 family protein: MQASRLAPFSCFDGHRLVVSGTPEAAAMALKQLRADNAPGPLLVFDNATGRTHDFDTRGSDAQLLVRIAKAFPAPVEVDEGPLVDDASVVPRGRGRPKLGVIAREVTLLPRHWAWLAEQPGGASVVLRRLVEAASRAGADKDRTRRYTERAYHFLQAIAGDLPGFEEVIRVLFAHDRAGLEAALQSWPADVRSHALCLAFDDAADGDD, encoded by the coding sequence ATGCAAGCATCCCGACTCGCCCCTTTCAGCTGTTTCGACGGCCATCGCCTGGTCGTCTCTGGTACGCCGGAAGCGGCCGCAATGGCACTCAAGCAGTTGCGCGCGGACAACGCGCCCGGTCCACTACTGGTATTCGACAACGCCACCGGCCGTACCCACGATTTCGATACTCGTGGCAGTGATGCGCAGCTGCTGGTGCGTATTGCCAAGGCGTTTCCAGCGCCAGTCGAAGTGGATGAGGGCCCCCTGGTCGATGACGCGTCCGTCGTCCCGCGTGGCCGCGGACGTCCCAAGCTGGGTGTGATCGCCCGCGAGGTGACTCTGCTGCCTCGTCACTGGGCATGGCTGGCCGAACAGCCGGGCGGTGCCTCGGTGGTGCTGCGCCGGCTGGTGGAAGCGGCCAGCCGCGCCGGTGCGGACAAGGACCGCACGCGCCGCTACACCGAGCGCGCCTATCACTTCCTGCAGGCCATCGCCGGTGACCTGCCGGGCTTCGAAGAGGTCATCCGCGTGCTGTTCGCGCATGATCGCGCCGGGCTTGAGGCAGCGCTGCAGTCCTGGCCAGCGGATGTGCGCAGCCACGCCCTGTGCCTTGCCTTCGATGACGCTGCGGACGGCGACGACTGA
- a CDS encoding NUDIX hydrolase, whose protein sequence is MPYTPIVATLGYVLSPDRRQVLMIHRNTRPGDHHLGKYNGLGGKVEPTEDVAAGMRREIAEEAGIDCTAMRLRGTISWPGFGKHGEDWFGFVFVIDSFEGAPHGGNHEGTLEWVDVDKLDTLPMWEGDRNFLPLVFDADPRPFHGVMPYRDGRMQSWSFSRL, encoded by the coding sequence ATGCCGTATACCCCGATCGTCGCCACCCTGGGCTATGTGCTCTCGCCCGATCGTCGCCAGGTGCTGATGATCCATCGCAATACCCGGCCGGGTGACCACCACCTGGGCAAGTACAACGGCCTGGGCGGCAAGGTCGAGCCCACCGAGGACGTGGCCGCCGGCATGCGCCGTGAGATCGCAGAGGAAGCCGGCATCGACTGCACCGCCATGCGCCTGCGCGGCACCATCAGCTGGCCGGGTTTCGGCAAGCATGGCGAAGACTGGTTCGGTTTCGTGTTCGTCATCGACAGCTTCGAGGGTGCCCCGCACGGCGGCAACCACGAAGGCACCCTGGAGTGGGTGGACGTGGACAAGCTGGACACGCTGCCCATGTGGGAGGGCGACCGCAACTTCCTGCCGCTGGTGTTCGATGCCGATCCGCGCCCGTTCCACGGGGTGATGCCTTACCGGGATGGACGCATGCAGAGCTGGTCCTTCAGCCGTCTTTGA
- a CDS encoding DUF1249 domain-containing protein, with amino-acid sequence MARALPRTERIPRLSRLSWLMGLYAENYRHLVRLFAPAELVAGSYVSSVGDGLDVRLDVIECHRYTVELRLTYDLADPVTGEPDPSAFVRLYRDARQAETTHCYVGRRWQDTMGLYPPPAELISHRMRMNTFLGKWLEYLAERGHGVATLRLDPDGNTVGAGDRRLSLVR; translated from the coding sequence ATGGCCCGAGCATTGCCCCGTACCGAGCGCATTCCCCGCCTGAGCCGGCTGAGCTGGCTGATGGGGCTGTACGCGGAGAATTACCGCCACCTGGTGCGCCTGTTCGCGCCGGCCGAGCTGGTGGCGGGAAGCTACGTCTCCTCGGTAGGTGACGGCCTGGACGTGCGCCTGGATGTGATCGAGTGCCACCGCTACACGGTGGAGCTGCGCCTGACCTACGACCTGGCCGACCCGGTGACCGGTGAACCTGACCCATCGGCCTTCGTCCGTCTGTACCGGGACGCGCGCCAGGCCGAGACCACCCACTGCTACGTCGGCCGCCGCTGGCAGGACACGATGGGCCTGTACCCGCCGCCGGCCGAACTGATCAGCCATCGCATGCGGATGAACACCTTCCTCGGCAAATGGCTGGAATACCTGGCCGAACGCGGCCATGGCGTGGCTACCCTGCGCCTTGACCCTGACGGCAACACCGTGGGTGCCGGCGATCGTCGCCTGTCGCTGGTGCGTTGA
- the ppsR gene encoding posphoenolpyruvate synthetase regulatory kinase/phosphorylase PpsR, translated as MSTIRPVFYVSDGTGITAETIGHSLLTQFSGFSFITDRMSFVDDPEKAREACARIQAAGERYQVRPIVVNSCVDQSLSVILSESGALMLDVFAPFIEPLERELSSSRLNRVGQAHGMVDFDTYHRRINAMNFALTHDDGIAVNYDDADVILVAVSRAGKTPTCIYLALHYGVRAANYPLTDEDLESDRLPPRLRNYRRKLFGLTIDPDRLQQIRQERRPNSRYANLDTCKREVAAAEVMFQMERIPTLSTTHTSIEEISSKVLGTLGLQRELY; from the coding sequence ATGTCGACCATCCGTCCGGTGTTCTACGTTTCCGATGGAACCGGTATCACCGCTGAAACCATTGGGCATAGCCTGCTGACCCAGTTCTCCGGGTTCAGCTTCATTACCGACCGGATGTCATTTGTCGATGACCCCGAAAAAGCCCGGGAAGCGTGTGCCCGGATCCAGGCGGCGGGGGAGCGGTACCAGGTCCGGCCGATCGTGGTGAACTCCTGCGTGGACCAGAGCCTGAGCGTGATCCTGTCCGAAAGCGGGGCGCTGATGCTGGATGTGTTCGCCCCGTTCATCGAGCCGCTGGAGCGCGAACTGTCCAGCTCGCGCCTGAACCGGGTCGGCCAGGCCCACGGCATGGTCGACTTCGACACCTACCACCGGCGCATCAACGCGATGAACTTCGCGCTGACCCATGACGATGGCATCGCGGTGAATTACGACGACGCCGACGTGATCCTAGTGGCGGTGTCGCGGGCGGGCAAGACGCCCACCTGCATCTACCTGGCCCTGCATTACGGGGTGCGCGCGGCCAACTACCCGTTGACCGACGAGGATCTGGAGAGCGACCGCCTGCCGCCACGGCTGCGCAACTACCGACGCAAGCTGTTCGGCCTGACCATCGACCCGGACCGCCTGCAGCAGATCCGCCAGGAGCGCCGGCCCAATTCGCGCTACGCCAACCTGGACACCTGCAAGCGCGAGGTGGCCGCAGCGGAGGTCATGTTCCAGATGGAACGCATCCCGACCCTCAGCACCACCCATACCTCGATCGAGGAGATCTCCAGCAAGGTGCTGGGTACGCTGGGATTGCAGCGCGAGCTGTATTGA